In Vicia villosa cultivar HV-30 ecotype Madison, WI unplaced genomic scaffold, Vvil1.0 ctg.002395F_1_1, whole genome shotgun sequence, one genomic interval encodes:
- the LOC131638722 gene encoding probable serine/threonine protein kinase IRE translates to MSSNPPPPENDPPPATPSPVSSRGNKLQKTPHILSRRTAASSVDEVADEVTDFAEFEDEENKILEEECVVPQRHFERGESSSSSSSSSILLASSLGLNSIRTRLSPLRHSSSAGAPAFAIKEAAIPVSINNVVKSRSKSSHPRDLGEKVHWNQSKSLKAHHSHLLPVPEANHAAFAEIQSPRFQEILRLTSRRHKRNPDIKSFSHELNSKGVRPYPTWKHRASWHVEEVMVEIRTKFEKLKEEVDSDLGGFAGDLVGTLEKISGSPCEWKEGLEDLLVVARECATMTAAEFWIKCETIVQKLDDKRQEIPVGILKQAHTRLLFILSRCTRLVQFQKESDQKEQDHVLSLHQLSDLGVYSEQILKAAENCSVPPSGHEMAEKQLPKSHGKEQDKLVTKQNQADEHASAATDSVEVTTAKSVESTASSYKMASWRKLPSAAEKKRVCSDAAVKDEHAETLDTSSCQPEHSQTSSRTRKDSWGFWGDQQNLPYDYSMIICRICEVEIPIVSVEEHSRICTIADKCDLKGLTVNERLERVSETIERLLESWTPKSTPKSTDTHGESFEFARVSTSSLHDEFNELSLERNNLSSRCSEDMVDPAPEPDISFVADDLNLSPEITCDTQICSKPDHSAKVSSPGSLTPRSPLITPRTSQIEMLLGGRRHISELESYDQINKLVEIARAVANVNTCDYSSLEYMLERVEDLKYAIQDRKEDALIVETFGRRIEKLLLEKYATLCGQIEDEKVDSSNSMADEESSVEDDTVRSLRASPINPCSKDRTSIEDFEIIKPISRGAFGRVFLARKRATGDLFAIKVLKKADMIRKNSVQDILAERDILISIRNPFVVRFFYSFTCRENLYLVMEYLNGGDLYSMLRNLGCLDEDMARVYIAEVVLALEYLHTQHIIHRDLKPDNLLIGQDGHIKLTDFGLSKVGLINSTDDLSAPTSFASGFLGDDKPKSRHVSKREERQQQSVVGTPDYLAPEILLGMGHGATADWWSVGVILYELLVGVPPFNAEHPQQIFDNIINRDIQWPKYPEEISYEAYDLMNKLLIENPVQRLGTTGASEVKSHAFFKDINWDTLARQKAMFIPSTEALDTSYFMSRYIWNPEDEHCAGGSDFDDITESYTSGSGSDSYEDEDECGSLAGFAHSDSNHPVSQYSFSNFSFKNLSQLVTINYDVVYKNKESPDDSNPSGS, encoded by the exons ATGTCGTCGAACCCTCCGCCGCCAGAAAATGATCCACCTCCCGCGACACCGTCTCCGGTATCCTCTAGAGGCAACAAACTTCAGAAAACCCCTCACATTCTAAGCCGACGCACGGCGGCTTCATCCGTGGATGAAGTCGCCGATGAAGTCACGGATTTCGCCGAATTCGAAGACGAAGAGAATAAAATACTCGAAGAAGAATGCGTTGTTCCTCAACGTCATTTCGAACGCGGCGAATCATCgtcgtcttcatcttcttcctccattttgcTCGCGTCTTCTCTAGGTCTCAATAGCATCCGAACGCGATTATCGCCTCTTCGTCATTCTTCTTCCGCTGGTGCTCCCGCCTTCGCCATAAAAGAAGCTGCTATTCCGGTCAGTATCAACAATGTCGTCAAATCTAGATCCAAATCTTCACATCCGAGAGACCTAG GGGAAAAAGTTCATTGGAATCAATCCAAATCGTTGAAAGCTCATCATTCACATCTTCTCCCTGTGCCGGAG GCCAATCATGCAGCTTTCGCGGAAATACAATCCCCACGTTTTCAGGAAATCCTTAGACTTACAAGTCGCAGGCATAAGAGAAACCCTGATATTAAAAGCTTTTCCCATGAACTCAACTCCAAAGGAGTTAGGCCTTATCCAACCTGGAAACATCGTGCCTCTTGGCACGTCGAG GAAGTCATGGTGGAGATTAGAACTAAGTTTGAAAAACTAAAGGAAGAAGTTGATTCTGATTTGGGTGGTTTTGCTGGTGATTTGGTGGGTACTCTTGAAAAAATATCTGGATCTCCTTGTGAATGGAAAGAGGGGCTGGAAGATTTATTGGTTGTTGCTCGAGAATGTGCAACGATGACAGCTGCTGAGTTTTGGATCAAATGTGAAACTATTGTTCAAAAACTAGACGATAAACGCCAAGAAATACCAGTGGGGATCCTTAAACAAGCTCACACACGCCTGCTATTTATTCTCTCTAGGTGCACTCGTCTTGTGCAATTCCAGAAGGAAAGTGATCAAAAAGAACAAGATCATGTTCTTAGTCTTCACCAACTCAGTGATCTTGGAGTATATTCAGAGCAAATTTTGAAGGCTGCAGAGAATTGCAGCGTCCCACCTAGTGGACATGAGATGGCTGAGAAGCAGTTACCAAAGTCACATGGAAAAGAACAAGACAAATTGGTAACAAAACAAAATCAAGCTGACGAACATGCAAGTGCTGCGACTGACAGCGTGGAAGTTACTACAGCTAAAAGTGTTGAGTCAACTGCCAGTAGCTATAAAATGGCTTCTTGGAGAAAGCTTCCATCAGCTGCTGAGAAAAAACGCGTATGTTCAGATGCAGCAGTGAAAGATGAACACGCCGAAACCTTGGATACTTCATCATGTCAACCTGAACATTCACAAACGTCATCTAGAACGCGAAAGGACTCTTGGGGATTCTGGGGAGATCAGCAAAATCTACCATATGATTATTCAATGATCATCTGCAGGATTTGTGAGGTTGAAATACCAATTGTAAGTGTGGAGGAGCACTCTCGAATATGCACAATTGCTGATAAATGTGATTTGAAAGGCTTAACTGTAAATGAACGGCTGGAGAGAGTTTCAGAAACTATTGAAAGGTTACTTGAATCTTGGACACCAAAAAGCACACCTAAAAGCACTGATACTCATGGAGAAAGCTTTGAGTTTGCAAGAGTGTCAACATCGAGTTTACATGACGAGTTCAATGAGTTGTCTCTAGAAAGAAATAACTTGTCTAGTAGATGCTCTGAAGACATGGTTGACCCTGCTCCTGAACCTGATATTAGTTTTGTTGCAGATGATCTAAACCTTTCACCTGAAATAACATGTGATACTCAAATATGCTCAAAACCTGATCATAGCGCCAAGGTATCTTCACCTGGAAGCTTGACACCGCGATCACCGTTGATTACACCAAGAACAAGTCAGATAGAAATGTTACTAGGCGGAAGAAGGCATATATCAGAACTTGAGAGTTATGACCAG ATAAACAAGCTAGTTGAAATTGCTCGTGCTGTAGCAAATGTGAACACCTGTGACTACAGTTCTTTGGAATATATGCTTGAACGTGTGGAAGACCTGAAATACGCAATTCAAGACAGAAAAGAAGATGCACTTATTGTGGAGACTTTTGGTCGACGAATAGAGAAACTTTTGCT GGAGAAATATGCTACCCTTTGTGGGCAAATAGAAGATGAAAAGGTAGACTCATCAAATAGCATGGCTGATGAAGAGAGTTCTGTAGAAGATGATACAGTCCGCAGCCTTCGTGCAAGCCCGATTAATCCTTGTTCTAAGGACAGAACCTCTATTGAAGACTTTGAAATAATAAAACCAATAAGCAGGGGTGCGTTTGGACGAGTTTTTCTTGCCAGAAAAAGAGCAACTGGTGATTTATTTGCTATTAAG GTTCTAAAAAAGGCAGATATGATTCGTAAAAATTCAGTTCAAGATATTTTGGCTGAGCGAGACATCCTTATATCTATTCGAAATCCTTTTGTG GTCCGTTTTTTCTATTCTTTCACATGTAGAGAAAATCTTTATTTAGTTATGGAGTATTTAAATGGTGGGGATCTCTATTCTATGTTGAGAAACCTTGGTTGCTTAGATGAAGATATGGCTCGTGTATATATTGCAGAAGTT GTTCTTGCGTTGGAGTATTTGCATACCCAACATATAATTCACAGAGACTTGAAGCCAGATAACTTATTGATTGGTCAAGATGGTCACATTAAG TTAACGGACTTTGGACTCTCAAAAGTTGGTCTCATCAACAGCACCGACGATTTATCAGCACCCACATCTTTCGCTAGTGGCTTTTTAGGCGACGATAAACCAAAATCTCGACATGTTTCAAAAAGGGAAGAACGTCAACAACAATCAGTGGTTGGCACTCCAGATTATTTGGCACCCGAAATACTTCTGGGCATGGGACATG GTGCAACGGCAGATTGGTGGTCGGTAGGTGTCATACTTTATGAGCTTCTTGTGGGTGTTCCACCTTTTAATGCAGAACATCCACAG CAAATTTTTGATAACATAATTAACAGAGACATACAATGGCCGAAGTATCCCGAGGAGATAAGCTATGAAGCATATGATTTGATGAATAA ATTATTAATCGAAAACCCAGTACAAAGGTTAGGTACAACAGGAGCTTCAGAA GTTAAAAGCCATGCTTTCTTCAAGGACATTAATTGGGATACGCTAGCCAGGCAGAAG GCTATGTTCATACCATCGACTGAAGCTCTTGATACAAGTTATTTTATGAGCCGCTACATTTGGAATCCAGAGGATGAACACTGTGCTGGAGGTAGT